From the Carboxydocella sporoproducens DSM 16521 genome, one window contains:
- the yihA gene encoding ribosome biogenesis GTP-binding protein YihA/YsxC yields the protein MKIIKAEYTVSAVKAEQYPQDGRPEIAFAGRSNVGKSSLINTLVQRKNLARTSSQPGKTQTINFYSVNDLLYLVDLPGYGFARVSRAERERWGRFIEAYLNQRRELVAVVLLVDIRHPPTRDDVMMYDWLCYFNKPTLVVATKADKISRGQWAKHLKIIRNELGLKPEHQLLPFSAETRQGREEVWDWLARAAGITEENGG from the coding sequence ATGAAAATCATTAAGGCAGAATATACTGTTAGTGCAGTCAAAGCAGAACAATATCCTCAGGACGGCCGGCCGGAAATTGCCTTCGCCGGCCGTTCCAATGTGGGCAAATCTTCTCTTATCAATACCCTGGTGCAGAGAAAAAACCTGGCCCGTACCAGTTCCCAGCCGGGCAAAACCCAGACCATCAATTTTTATAGTGTCAATGATCTGCTTTACCTCGTGGATTTGCCCGGCTATGGTTTTGCCCGGGTTTCCAGGGCGGAACGGGAGCGCTGGGGACGTTTTATCGAAGCCTATCTCAATCAACGCCGGGAACTGGTGGCAGTGGTGCTGCTGGTGGATATTCGCCATCCCCCTACCCGGGATGACGTGATGATGTATGACTGGCTCTGCTACTTCAACAAACCGACCCTGGTGGTAGCCACCAAGGCGGATAAAATCAGCCGGGGGCAATGGGCCAAACACCTGAAGATTATCAGGAATGAGCTGGGGTTAAAACCGGAACACCAGCTGCTGCCCTTTTCGGCAGAGACCAGGCAGGGTCGGGAAGAAGTATGGGACTGGCTGGCCCGGGCCGCAGGAATTACTGAGGAGAACGGAGGCTGA
- the lon gene encoding endopeptidase La — translation MAAAASKENKTLPLLPLRGILVFPHMVIHLDVGREKSIKAIDEAMTQERLIFLTTQKEAQNDNPGPEDVYAIGTIAEVKQLLKLPGGTIRVLVEGLARARIRKYIAEEPFFQVEVEEHMDEERKTPETEALMRTLLNQFEQYVKISKKIPPETLAGLINLDEPGRLADIIASHLSLKVEEKQAILEAFSVAERLEKLCEIVGKELEIVELERRINIRVRKQMEKSQREYYLREQIKAIQKELGEKDERVAESEEYREKIRAAKMPKEVEEKALKEVERLEKMPPMVAETAVIRTYLDWLLAMPWAKETRDRIDIKRAEQILDEDHYGLEKVKERILEYLAIRKLAKKMKGPILCLVGPPGVGKTSLVKSIARALERKYIRMSLGGVRDEAEIRGHRRTYVGALPGRIIQGIKQAGSKNPVFCLDEIDKMSMDFRGDPSAALLEVLDPEQNANFVDHYLEVPFDLSKVMFITTANNLYSIPRPLLDRMEVIHVSGYTEEEKVQIALRYLLPKQVKEHGLKPEQLQVSENVIRRIIRQYTKESGVRNLERQVAALCRKAARQIVQEEAETVKVTVQNLEQYLGIPRFRYGTAEKANEVGVATGLAWTEVGGDTLAIEVSLMKGKGKLTLTGKLGDVMKESAQAGFTYVRSRAEQLGIDPEFHEHTDIHIHVPEGAIPKDGPSAGITMATALASALLNKPVRCDVAMTGEITLRGRVLPIGGVKEKVLAAHRAGITTVILPSENKKDLEEIPANVRKKLKFVLVDHMDQVLKEAIVWNETEAPRCGEEQHENH, via the coding sequence ATGGCAGCTGCTGCCAGTAAAGAAAACAAGACACTACCATTGCTGCCTCTGCGCGGTATTCTGGTCTTTCCTCACATGGTCATTCATCTCGATGTGGGACGGGAAAAATCCATCAAAGCCATCGATGAGGCCATGACTCAGGAGCGCTTGATTTTCCTGACCACTCAAAAAGAAGCACAAAATGATAATCCCGGTCCGGAAGATGTTTATGCTATTGGAACCATTGCGGAAGTCAAGCAATTGCTCAAATTACCGGGAGGTACCATTCGGGTGCTGGTGGAAGGTCTGGCCCGGGCACGGATTCGAAAGTACATAGCGGAAGAACCATTCTTCCAGGTTGAAGTCGAAGAACATATGGATGAAGAAAGAAAAACCCCGGAAACTGAAGCCCTGATGCGTACTTTGCTCAACCAGTTTGAGCAATACGTTAAGATCAGTAAAAAAATTCCTCCGGAAACTCTGGCCGGACTGATCAATCTGGATGAACCTGGGCGTCTGGCGGATATCATTGCTTCCCACCTGAGTCTGAAGGTAGAAGAAAAGCAGGCTATCCTGGAAGCATTCTCCGTGGCAGAACGGCTGGAAAAACTCTGTGAAATCGTCGGCAAGGAACTGGAAATCGTGGAGCTGGAACGGCGCATCAATATCCGCGTCCGCAAACAGATGGAAAAGTCCCAGCGGGAGTACTATTTGCGGGAGCAAATCAAGGCCATCCAGAAGGAGCTGGGAGAAAAGGACGAACGGGTGGCAGAAAGTGAGGAATACCGGGAAAAGATCAGGGCCGCCAAAATGCCGAAAGAAGTAGAGGAAAAAGCCTTGAAAGAGGTAGAGCGGCTGGAAAAAATGCCTCCCATGGTGGCAGAGACCGCTGTGATTCGTACATATCTGGACTGGCTCCTGGCTATGCCCTGGGCCAAAGAAACCAGAGATCGCATTGACATCAAACGGGCAGAACAGATTCTGGATGAGGACCATTACGGCCTGGAAAAGGTCAAGGAGCGCATCCTTGAATATCTGGCTATTCGCAAACTGGCCAAGAAGATGAAAGGTCCTATTCTCTGTCTGGTAGGCCCGCCGGGGGTGGGCAAAACCTCCCTGGTCAAATCCATAGCCCGGGCGTTAGAGCGCAAATATATTCGCATGTCCCTGGGTGGGGTACGGGATGAAGCGGAAATCCGCGGCCATCGCCGCACCTATGTAGGCGCATTGCCTGGCCGCATCATTCAGGGTATCAAACAGGCAGGGTCCAAAAACCCCGTTTTCTGTCTGGACGAAATCGATAAAATGTCCATGGACTTCCGGGGAGACCCGTCGGCGGCTCTGCTGGAAGTGCTGGACCCGGAACAAAATGCTAATTTTGTCGATCACTACCTGGAAGTGCCGTTTGATTTATCCAAGGTGATGTTTATCACTACTGCCAATAATCTGTATAGCATTCCGCGGCCTTTGCTGGACCGGATGGAAGTAATTCATGTCAGCGGTTATACCGAGGAGGAAAAAGTACAAATCGCCCTGCGTTATCTTTTGCCCAAGCAGGTCAAGGAACATGGGCTGAAACCGGAACAATTGCAGGTTTCGGAAAATGTTATCCGCCGCATCATCCGGCAGTATACCAAGGAGAGCGGGGTTCGCAACCTGGAACGGCAAGTGGCTGCCCTCTGCCGGAAAGCGGCCCGTCAGATTGTACAGGAAGAGGCAGAAACCGTCAAGGTCACGGTGCAGAATCTGGAGCAATACCTTGGTATTCCCCGTTTCCGCTATGGTACAGCGGAAAAGGCCAATGAAGTGGGAGTAGCTACCGGTCTGGCCTGGACGGAAGTAGGGGGAGACACCCTGGCCATTGAGGTTTCCCTGATGAAAGGAAAGGGCAAGCTCACCCTGACAGGCAAGCTGGGGGATGTCATGAAAGAGTCGGCCCAGGCAGGCTTTACCTATGTGCGCTCTCGGGCCGAACAGCTGGGAATTGACCCTGAATTCCACGAACACACTGATATCCATATCCACGTACCGGAGGGAGCTATTCCCAAGGATGGGCCTTCGGCGGGGATTACCATGGCCACGGCCCTGGCTTCAGCTCTGCTCAACAAACCGGTGCGCTGTGATGTAGCCATGACGGGGGAAATTACCCTGCGGGGACGGGTTCTGCCCATAGGCGGGGTCAAGGAAAAAGTGCTGGCTGCCCACCGGGCTGGAATTACCACGGTAATTTTACCCAGCGAAAACAAGAAAGACCTGGAGGAAATTCCAGCGAATGTGCGCAAAAAGCTCAAGTTCGTCCTGGTTGACCATATGGACCAGGTCTTGAAAGAAGCCATAGTCTGGAATGAAACCGAAGCTCCCAGGTGTGGTGAGGAACAGCATGAAAATCATTAA
- a CDS encoding sodium:calcium antiporter, with translation MLEIGILLVSLGVILLGAELFTNGVEWLGKRLGMNEGAVGSILAAVGTALPETLVPIIAILFNAGQEAGTEIGIGAILGAPFMLGTLAFCVSGLAALAFAYRRPSRTWMTVDKRVVGRDLRFFLLVYALAIVASFLTIRQLKLAVAVALLGAYIIYAYKTIQDEEGVECECLSPLTFARNNPNPALGIILLQVVTALGAIVMGAEYFVKSLEVLSGHWGISPLVLSLIITPIATELPEKFNSVIWIRQGRDTLALGNISGAMVFQSSVIPALGIFLTPWQFTWPSLPLISSFFALASAGYVYLLMNIKGRISAFTLLAGGIFYGLFLLIAFSQ, from the coding sequence ATGCTGGAAATCGGTATTCTCCTGGTCAGTTTGGGAGTAATTTTGTTAGGAGCAGAGCTGTTCACCAACGGGGTGGAATGGCTGGGGAAACGATTAGGAATGAACGAAGGGGCGGTGGGCAGTATTCTGGCAGCGGTGGGGACGGCCCTGCCGGAAACCCTGGTACCCATTATAGCCATTCTCTTCAACGCTGGCCAGGAGGCTGGTACAGAAATCGGTATTGGAGCTATTCTGGGAGCTCCGTTTATGCTGGGAACCCTGGCTTTTTGTGTGTCCGGGCTGGCAGCTCTGGCTTTTGCCTATCGGCGCCCCAGCCGCACCTGGATGACAGTGGATAAGAGGGTAGTTGGCCGGGATTTGCGTTTCTTCTTGCTGGTCTATGCTCTGGCCATTGTGGCTTCATTCCTGACTATAAGGCAGTTGAAACTGGCAGTGGCAGTGGCCTTGCTGGGAGCCTATATTATTTATGCTTATAAAACCATTCAGGATGAGGAAGGGGTAGAATGTGAATGCCTTTCTCCTCTCACCTTTGCCAGAAATAATCCCAACCCCGCCCTGGGCATAATCCTGTTACAGGTTGTAACTGCTTTAGGGGCCATTGTAATGGGGGCTGAGTATTTCGTCAAATCTCTGGAAGTTCTTTCGGGACACTGGGGTATTTCGCCGCTGGTCCTGTCCCTGATTATCACGCCCATTGCCACTGAGTTACCGGAAAAGTTCAATTCAGTAATCTGGATTCGGCAGGGAAGGGACACTCTGGCGCTGGGCAATATTTCCGGGGCAATGGTTTTCCAGAGTTCAGTTATTCCCGCTCTGGGGATCTTCCTGACCCCCTGGCAATTTACCTGGCCTTCTTTACCGCTTATTAGCTCCTTTTTTGCTCTGGCCTCCGCAGGTTATGTTTATCTTTTGATGAACATCAAAGGCAGGATTAGTGCCTTTACCTTGCTGGCAGGCGGTATTTTTTACGGGTTATTTTTGTTAATCGCCTTTAGCCAGTGA
- a CDS encoding Ger(x)C family spore germination protein — protein sequence MTPWQAILLGVSAIFSTSILFVPAITTHHALNDSWVSAILATLAGFLLAEIQIRLQSYYPGQHLLSILRQTWGKLGWLIGLGYAFWFFHVTIEVFQEFTTILVAVFMPETPKMIFFLTILVPILYCLNLGIHTLARTAEIFLPVSFIFFVILALLALPNYQFDNLLPFLDRGFLPVLKGAVTPASWFAEIVCLSFLIYHGNQQTQRRGRKIGYGIIAICGFLFTINVIGIVSIFGPLYVRKLVFPTLSGARVISLFNFLERLESLFLSFWILTVFVKLAIWYWLTCFAIKDIFNLKSREVTIGLLLLPLMVASNYFLYDNISQLVAFLGGIWPVYTLLTFGFVIPFCLLLWLAGRKLLFPLLIFLLLLNSGCWSIKELNRRAVALGLAIDPGPGNTLRLTAEVIKPEQSAREVAPTQRRILVSSSGETIFAAARNLSLSVSRELYWGHVIAVLINEDLARENPGKLLDFFTRYPEIRENVWLFVTKGSAARFLAARPQFETSMAQQIGFLATTSGGYSLRLYQFINQWIDPEITPVLGLLELKGQNPVFGGLAVFDNSRLKGFLSVNEMRAYMWLINEIKNGAITIDLRNNKKLTVQIRLAECSKELVKSRPLTFKLKIRLKANLTEQQTHINLADPEAYKKVEKLLARDLTIRLNSTINKFKHWQVDPLGLGKTFHRQQHHLWHQYEKNWPDLIASSQILIQVNVNLENIGLTSQSFTREETR from the coding sequence ATGACTCCCTGGCAAGCGATTCTGCTGGGCGTTTCCGCTATCTTTTCCACATCTATTCTGTTCGTACCGGCTATTACCACCCATCATGCCCTGAATGACAGCTGGGTATCTGCTATACTGGCTACTCTGGCCGGCTTCTTGCTGGCCGAAATCCAGATCAGACTCCAATCTTATTATCCCGGTCAACATTTACTGAGCATCCTGCGCCAGACATGGGGCAAACTGGGCTGGCTTATTGGTCTTGGCTATGCTTTCTGGTTCTTCCATGTTACCATTGAAGTCTTTCAAGAATTTACTACCATCCTGGTGGCGGTCTTTATGCCGGAAACGCCTAAAATGATTTTTTTCCTGACCATTCTGGTTCCCATTCTCTACTGCCTGAACCTGGGAATTCATACCCTGGCCCGGACTGCAGAAATTTTTCTGCCTGTTTCTTTTATATTTTTCGTAATTTTAGCTCTCCTGGCTTTACCTAATTATCAGTTTGATAACCTGCTTCCCTTTCTGGACCGGGGCTTTTTGCCGGTGCTGAAAGGTGCAGTTACTCCTGCCAGCTGGTTTGCGGAAATAGTCTGTCTATCTTTTCTCATCTATCATGGTAATCAACAAACCCAAAGACGGGGGCGAAAAATTGGCTATGGAATCATAGCCATCTGTGGATTTTTGTTTACCATAAATGTTATCGGGATTGTTTCCATTTTCGGCCCCTTATATGTCCGTAAACTGGTTTTCCCAACTTTGAGTGGAGCCAGGGTAATTTCCCTTTTTAATTTCCTGGAAAGACTGGAATCCCTTTTTCTTTCCTTCTGGATTCTTACAGTATTCGTTAAACTGGCAATCTGGTACTGGTTGACCTGTTTTGCTATCAAGGATATTTTTAATCTCAAAAGCCGGGAAGTAACTATTGGTTTGCTGCTATTACCTCTAATGGTAGCATCCAATTATTTTCTCTATGATAATATTTCCCAGCTGGTTGCCTTTCTGGGTGGCATCTGGCCAGTCTATACCCTGCTGACCTTTGGTTTTGTCATTCCCTTTTGTTTGCTGTTATGGCTGGCAGGCCGTAAACTGCTCTTTCCCCTCCTGATTTTTCTGCTGCTTCTTAATAGCGGCTGCTGGAGTATTAAAGAATTAAACCGCCGCGCAGTAGCACTGGGCCTGGCCATCGACCCCGGCCCCGGTAACACCCTGCGCCTGACGGCAGAAGTAATAAAACCTGAACAAAGTGCCAGGGAAGTAGCCCCAACCCAGCGCCGGATCCTGGTTTCCAGCAGTGGGGAAACGATTTTTGCTGCGGCCCGCAATTTATCCCTCTCGGTATCCCGGGAACTCTACTGGGGGCATGTTATTGCGGTTTTGATTAACGAAGATCTGGCCAGAGAAAATCCGGGCAAACTGCTGGATTTTTTCACCCGTTACCCGGAAATCCGGGAAAATGTCTGGCTTTTTGTTACTAAAGGTTCAGCAGCCAGATTTCTGGCTGCCAGACCGCAATTTGAAACTTCCATGGCCCAGCAAATCGGGTTTCTGGCTACCACTTCCGGTGGCTATAGCCTCAGACTATATCAGTTCATTAATCAATGGATCGATCCGGAAATAACTCCGGTCCTGGGTTTACTGGAATTGAAAGGACAGAATCCTGTTTTCGGGGGACTGGCTGTTTTTGACAATTCTCGACTGAAAGGGTTTTTATCGGTCAATGAAATGCGGGCTTATATGTGGTTGATCAATGAAATCAAAAACGGGGCAATCACCATTGACCTGAGAAACAACAAGAAATTAACAGTACAGATTCGCCTGGCCGAATGCAGCAAGGAACTGGTCAAATCCCGGCCCTTAACCTTTAAACTTAAGATCAGACTAAAAGCCAATTTAACAGAACAACAAACCCATATCAATTTAGCTGACCCTGAAGCTTATAAAAAAGTGGAAAAATTATTGGCCCGGGATTTGACCATCCGCCTCAACAGCACCATTAACAAATTCAAACACTGGCAGGTTGACCCGCTGGGCCTGGGCAAAACCTTCCATCGCCAGCAGCATCACCTCTGGCATCAATATGAAAAGAACTGGCCTGACCTGATTGCCAGCAGCCAGATCCTGATTCAGGTCAATGTCAATCTGGAAAATATCGGCCTTACCAGTCAATCCTTTACAAGGGAGGAAACGAGATGA
- a CDS encoding NAD(P)/FAD-dependent oxidoreductase: protein MEDKIYDIAIIGCGPAGLSAAINGQIRRKSIIHFGTDFCSPKLHKAPRVDNYLGLPEMSGDEMRQRFLAHYQSLGLNILPQQVTQVAPQGEVFGLLAKNEFYQARTVIIATGIPMARFLPGEQELLGKGVGYCATCDGPLYQGKTVAYIAENPKGEEELPFLTQICGKVYYLPLYEKNIGFQAANLEVVFIRPRAIHGQDKVEALELADGTRLTVDGVFLEKETLPPGQLIPGLELEDNHIKVNRQQETNLPGVFAAGDCTGTPYQLAKAVGEGLVAALAAVRYLDRQQ, encoded by the coding sequence ATGGAGGATAAAATCTATGATATCGCCATCATCGGCTGCGGCCCCGCTGGCCTTTCAGCCGCCATCAATGGTCAGATTCGCCGTAAGTCCATCATCCACTTCGGGACAGATTTTTGTTCCCCTAAATTACATAAAGCCCCCCGGGTGGACAATTACCTGGGCCTGCCGGAAATGAGCGGAGATGAAATGCGCCAGCGTTTTCTCGCCCATTACCAGAGTCTGGGGCTCAATATCCTGCCCCAGCAGGTTACTCAGGTCGCACCTCAGGGAGAAGTTTTTGGCCTGCTGGCCAAAAATGAATTCTACCAGGCCAGAACGGTGATTATCGCCACCGGCATACCTATGGCCCGCTTTTTGCCTGGAGAACAGGAACTGCTGGGCAAAGGAGTAGGCTATTGTGCCACTTGCGATGGTCCCCTTTATCAGGGTAAAACAGTAGCCTACATAGCCGAAAACCCCAAAGGGGAAGAAGAACTGCCTTTCTTGACCCAGATCTGCGGCAAAGTCTACTATCTTCCCCTTTATGAAAAGAATATAGGTTTTCAAGCTGCCAATCTGGAGGTTGTGTTCATTAGGCCCAGGGCAATCCATGGTCAGGATAAGGTGGAGGCCCTGGAGCTGGCCGACGGTACCCGGCTGACAGTGGATGGAGTTTTTCTGGAAAAAGAGACCTTACCACCCGGTCAACTGATTCCAGGGCTAGAGCTGGAGGATAACCATATTAAAGTCAACCGCCAGCAGGAAACCAATCTCCCAGGTGTTTTTGCCGCCGGGGACTGTACCGGTACCCCCTACCAGCTGGCCAAGGCTGTAGGAGAAGGGCTGGTAGCGGCTCTGGCAGCAGTGCGCTATCTGGATCGACAGCAATAA
- a CDS encoding spore germination protein: MANPTISTLLEKNIKFLENLFSPSSDLQIRTFHTRHGKGALVFFESLVTKKTVSDQVLAPLLLHLPKLEMINYESLLTIHALEKYDSWQEAIPALLNGSCLLLLQNQRSCYGLEVKGYPDRQVTEPESETVVRGPREGFVENLLTNISLIRRRLNTVDLKVELMEIGDLAPTKVAVIYLTSTTRTDLVLEVKKRLQAIKLPTVLESGYLEEFIEDNKYSVFPQIAHTERPDRVVANLLEGRVAILCDGTPFVLIIPTTFNQFWQANEDYYERYPIASLIRTIRLASLLLSLLLPSLFVAVISFHPEMLPTVLLLNFMQQREGVPFPIFVQALIMEVSFEALREAGVRLPRAVGQAVSIVGALVIGEAAVKAGLVAPAMVIMVAVTGIASFAAGNYPLAIAMRLLRFPMLALAAILGLYGIMLGVIMIVLHVTSLHSFGQPYMSPIAPLNIQGLKDFILRVPIWFNRRQKT, translated from the coding sequence ATGGCAAATCCCACAATTTCCACTCTATTAGAAAAAAATATCAAATTCCTTGAAAATCTTTTCAGCCCCAGCTCCGATTTGCAAATCCGAACCTTTCATACCCGCCATGGTAAAGGGGCCCTGGTGTTTTTTGAGTCCCTGGTCACTAAAAAGACCGTCAGTGACCAGGTTCTTGCTCCCCTTCTTCTGCATCTACCCAAACTGGAAATGATTAATTATGAATCCCTCCTGACCATCCATGCTCTGGAAAAATACGATAGCTGGCAGGAAGCCATTCCGGCCCTACTCAATGGTAGCTGTTTGCTTTTATTGCAAAACCAGCGTTCCTGTTATGGCCTGGAAGTTAAAGGCTATCCTGATCGTCAGGTAACTGAACCGGAATCGGAAACAGTAGTCCGTGGTCCCCGGGAAGGTTTTGTGGAAAATCTGTTGACCAATATCAGCCTGATTCGGCGCCGGCTCAATACTGTCGACCTGAAAGTGGAATTAATGGAAATCGGTGACCTGGCACCGACCAAAGTCGCTGTTATCTATCTGACCAGCACCACCCGCACCGATCTGGTCCTGGAAGTAAAAAAACGCCTGCAGGCCATCAAATTGCCTACCGTCCTGGAGTCAGGTTATCTGGAGGAGTTTATTGAAGATAACAAATACAGTGTCTTTCCCCAAATCGCCCATACTGAACGGCCTGACCGGGTGGTAGCCAATTTGCTGGAGGGCAGGGTGGCCATCTTATGTGACGGCACTCCTTTTGTGCTGATTATCCCCACTACCTTTAACCAGTTCTGGCAGGCCAATGAGGATTATTATGAACGCTATCCCATTGCTTCACTGATTCGTACTATTCGTCTGGCTTCCTTGCTTTTGTCCTTGCTGTTGCCTTCCCTTTTTGTGGCGGTAATCAGCTTTCATCCGGAAATGCTGCCTACTGTTTTACTCCTGAATTTTATGCAACAACGGGAAGGCGTCCCTTTTCCCATCTTTGTCCAGGCATTGATCATGGAAGTTTCTTTCGAAGCCCTGCGGGAAGCCGGGGTGCGCTTACCCCGGGCCGTGGGTCAGGCTGTCAGTATTGTCGGGGCTCTGGTTATCGGTGAAGCAGCGGTCAAGGCTGGCCTGGTAGCTCCTGCCATGGTAATCATGGTGGCAGTTACCGGTATTGCATCCTTTGCTGCCGGCAATTACCCCCTGGCTATCGCTATGCGGCTTTTGCGCTTCCCCATGTTAGCTTTAGCAGCTATCCTTGGCCTTTATGGCATTATGCTTGGGGTAATAATGATAGTGCTGCATGTTACCAGCCTGCATTCTTTCGGACAGCCCTATATGTCACCGATCGCCCCCCTTAATATTCAAGGTTTGAAGGATTTTATTCTGCGGGTACCCATCTGGTTTAACAGGAGGCAAAAAACATGA
- a CDS encoding PIG-L deacetylase family protein, translating into MVNYRLKYPLLLFLLATAVSSLLWWWQPQVIFTAAALFKSEQVGYTPLQLNPNQRLLVIAPHPDDEVLATGGLLAMAHAQGLPVKVIVVTMGDSFKLACEHSSGKIEPTAADFFRLGLQRWQESRQGLTRLGLKPDQQAVYLGFPDGGLRFLWEQSWQKPRLSGGVRTDKVPYPQARQPGLSYTGENLLQSLQAEIRAFQPTDIFYPTPADEHPDHWAVGTFTEIALQELQLPVRRHTYLVHHVAWPALWAAEPNREAEPPPRLVGPEFNWERLKLNNEAKTAKDQALAAHHSQLAVMEPYLKGFLRASEIFLSWSDYNLPFTMPDGELDHVRVRLKPGEDIKALAIQPTASDWTANLQLYGTPERSSSYRLYLWLYRDQHPLAHLLLEGDKARVLWATAAYNLATKKVPFHWQEKGLEWQIPSELLGQANRVLLAGMTGSNGKQIADKTGWYWVKLQ; encoded by the coding sequence ATGGTCAATTACCGCTTGAAATATCCCCTCTTGCTTTTTCTACTGGCTACTGCTGTCAGCAGCCTGCTCTGGTGGTGGCAACCCCAGGTTATTTTCACCGCTGCTGCTCTGTTCAAATCAGAACAGGTCGGTTATACGCCCCTGCAGCTTAATCCAAACCAGCGCCTGCTGGTGATCGCACCTCATCCTGATGATGAGGTGCTGGCCACCGGGGGGTTGCTGGCGATGGCTCACGCCCAGGGCCTGCCCGTCAAAGTAATCGTGGTAACTATGGGCGACAGTTTTAAACTGGCCTGTGAACACAGCAGCGGTAAAATAGAACCGACTGCAGCTGATTTTTTCCGTCTCGGCCTGCAGAGGTGGCAGGAAAGCAGGCAAGGACTGACCCGCCTGGGTCTTAAACCTGACCAGCAAGCCGTCTACCTGGGTTTTCCTGATGGAGGCCTGCGTTTCCTCTGGGAACAATCCTGGCAAAAACCCCGGCTCAGTGGCGGAGTGCGTACCGATAAAGTCCCCTATCCCCAGGCCAGACAGCCCGGTCTGAGTTATACAGGAGAAAATCTGCTCCAGTCCCTGCAGGCAGAAATTCGGGCTTTTCAACCTACGGATATCTTCTATCCGACTCCGGCTGATGAGCATCCCGACCACTGGGCGGTAGGCACCTTTACCGAAATAGCCCTGCAGGAATTACAGCTGCCCGTCAGGCGCCATACCTACCTGGTCCACCATGTGGCCTGGCCGGCATTGTGGGCAGCAGAACCAAACCGGGAGGCAGAACCGCCTCCACGCCTGGTCGGACCGGAATTTAACTGGGAAAGACTGAAGTTAAATAATGAAGCCAAAACTGCCAAGGACCAGGCTCTGGCTGCCCACCATTCCCAGCTGGCGGTGATGGAACCATATCTGAAAGGCTTTCTGCGAGCTTCGGAAATTTTCCTGTCCTGGTCCGATTACAACCTGCCCTTTACTATGCCAGACGGCGAGCTGGACCATGTCCGGGTACGGCTAAAGCCAGGCGAAGATATCAAAGCCCTTGCCATCCAGCCCACAGCCTCAGATTGGACTGCTAACTTACAGCTCTATGGAACCCCTGAACGCAGTAGTTCCTATCGTTTATACCTCTGGCTTTACCGGGATCAGCATCCTCTGGCCCATCTGCTGCTGGAGGGGGATAAGGCAAGGGTACTCTGGGCAACTGCTGCGTACAACCTGGCAACAAAAAAAGTCCCCTTTCACTGGCAGGAAAAGGGACTGGAATGGCAAATACCTTCCGAACTATTAGGCCAGGCCAACCGGGTGTTGCTGGCCGGCATGACTGGCAGCAACGGCAAGCAAATTGCGGACAAAACCGGCTGGTACTGGGTAAAACTACAATGA